The Muricauda sp. SCSIO 65647 genome includes a region encoding these proteins:
- a CDS encoding lipopolysaccharide biosynthesis protein — protein MSLKSQAIKGFSWSLFENIFSQGTVFLVYVILARLLTPEDFGAIAIVMAIVSISDTIADGGLGSALIQKENATDDDYNSVFVSNFIFSALLYLLLVILAEPIALAYDQPNLSKLMYVTGSILIIHSFSTIQLTMMDKHLDFKTASIINVLSTVISGAVALALAFAGFGIWSLVAFVVSEPLTETLMVWFVHKWRPSFKFVKKNFLELLNFGYKLLFAELITALYGNIYYFLIGYFFSTRTLGFYTKAQQFQVPLSGYITGTITNISFPILSTLQSDEERLRSVFSKFLKFSVFINFTALVMLAAMAEPVVILLIGEKWRVSVFYLQLLCVPGMLYPLHLLNLDLLVVKGVSDKYLRLEIIKKIILIPLVFITAFFSIEVMLYGLIVFSITEYFINSSYSKKLIGYTVKAQLKDICPYFFMALLIFGSMYGVGLLVPETTENHLYKQGIVQLLTGLIVFFVFNEIVKFEEYIEMKLRIIQLFKRKK, from the coding sequence ATGTCCCTAAAATCACAAGCCATAAAAGGGTTCAGTTGGTCACTGTTCGAGAATATCTTCAGTCAAGGCACCGTATTTTTGGTCTATGTCATCTTGGCCCGGTTATTGACCCCTGAAGATTTCGGTGCCATTGCCATTGTCATGGCCATTGTGTCCATTTCAGATACTATCGCCGATGGAGGGCTGGGCAGTGCCCTCATACAGAAAGAGAATGCCACCGACGATGACTACAATTCGGTGTTTGTTTCCAATTTTATCTTTAGTGCCCTACTCTATCTATTATTGGTGATTTTGGCCGAGCCGATTGCCCTGGCCTACGACCAGCCCAATTTGTCAAAATTGATGTATGTCACTGGGTCAATACTCATCATTCACTCTTTTTCGACCATTCAATTGACCATGATGGACAAACACCTAGATTTCAAGACAGCCTCTATCATCAACGTGCTTTCGACCGTCATCAGTGGTGCCGTTGCCCTAGCCCTGGCCTTTGCAGGTTTCGGTATTTGGAGCCTGGTAGCCTTTGTGGTCAGTGAACCCCTCACCGAAACGCTGATGGTCTGGTTCGTTCACAAATGGAGACCTTCGTTCAAATTCGTAAAAAAGAATTTTCTTGAGCTTCTCAATTTTGGCTACAAATTGTTGTTCGCTGAGCTGATTACCGCCTTGTATGGCAACATCTACTATTTTTTGATCGGGTATTTTTTCTCTACGAGAACCTTGGGCTTCTACACTAAGGCCCAACAGTTTCAAGTACCCTTGTCAGGCTATATCACGGGGACCATAACAAACATCAGCTTCCCCATTTTGTCAACCTTGCAAAGTGATGAAGAAAGATTGCGTTCGGTATTTTCAAAATTCTTGAAATTCAGTGTCTTTATCAATTTTACGGCATTGGTTATGTTGGCCGCCATGGCCGAGCCCGTGGTCATTCTGTTGATCGGTGAAAAGTGGCGGGTCTCTGTGTTCTATCTGCAACTGTTGTGTGTGCCAGGTATGTTATACCCTCTGCATTTATTGAACCTCGATCTATTGGTGGTCAAAGGGGTTTCTGACAAATACTTGCGGCTCGAAATCATCAAAAAAATAATTTTGATTCCACTGGTCTTTATCACTGCCTTTTTCAGTATCGAGGTCATGCTCTATGGCCTGATCGTTTTTTCGATAACCGAATATTTTATCAACAGTTCATACAGTAAAAAACTCATTGGATACACGGTAAAGGCCCAATTAAAAGATATTTGCCCCTACTTTTTCATGGCATTGCTTATTTTTGGCAGCATGTACGGCGTCGGACTCTTGGTCCCCGAAACAACTGAAAACCATCTTTATAAGCAAGGTATAGTTCAGCTTTTGACCGGATTGATCGTTTTCTTCGTTTTTAACGAGATTGTCAAATTTGAAGAATATATAGAAATGAAACTTAGGATCATACAACTCTTTAAACGAAAAAAATAA
- a CDS encoding alpha/beta hydrolase family protein, with protein MFKKSYKLSIVAVLIIVVFVFAVGFMLGANINNLRPYLVTLLLHNDDWHNEIVEISIPSSYDGNKQKVMAYHAKGKNRPLIVSLHTWGGDYVEYDPISEYAIKNDYYYIHPNFRGPNSNEISCCSDMVIADIDDAIAHMIQNGASENAIYIIGLSGGGYTLFCTYLKSEYNAKHYAAWAAIADLEQWAQETRIRGLSYYDDIMACTSEGKDFNSRSPIQWPIPNVIEQKGLLSIYAGIYDGIDGSVPITHSINFYNKIIEATVRDTAPNKVSVNEKLKLLEFRQPLGHYGKIDDRAIYLQKETPSVKLIIFDGGHEMVLPFAFEDLMRGGK; from the coding sequence ATGTTCAAAAAAAGCTATAAGTTATCAATTGTGGCGGTCTTAATCATCGTGGTTTTTGTGTTTGCGGTGGGATTCATGCTGGGTGCCAATATTAATAACCTGAGACCGTATTTGGTCACTTTGTTGCTTCATAATGATGATTGGCACAATGAAATTGTAGAAATAAGTATTCCTTCGTCATATGATGGTAATAAGCAAAAAGTGATGGCGTACCACGCCAAAGGTAAAAATAGGCCTCTAATAGTGAGTCTTCATACTTGGGGTGGTGATTATGTTGAATATGACCCTATTTCGGAATATGCAATCAAGAATGACTATTACTACATTCACCCCAATTTTCGTGGGCCTAATAGTAACGAAATATCTTGTTGCAGTGATATGGTCATTGCAGACATAGACGATGCCATCGCCCATATGATTCAAAATGGGGCCTCAGAAAATGCTATATATATAATTGGACTAAGCGGTGGGGGTTACACACTTTTTTGTACTTATTTGAAATCAGAATACAATGCGAAACATTATGCCGCATGGGCGGCAATAGCCGATTTAGAACAATGGGCCCAAGAAACGAGAATCAGGGGATTGTCTTATTATGATGATATCATGGCCTGTACATCGGAAGGAAAGGATTTCAATAGCCGTTCACCTATACAATGGCCTATACCGAATGTCATTGAACAAAAGGGCCTTTTGTCCATTTATGCAGGAATTTATGACGGAATCGACGGAAGCGTTCCCATAACTCATTCCATAAATTTTTACAACAAAATAATCGAGGCAACTGTAAGAGACACAGCGCCTAACAAGGTATCTGTGAACGAAAAACTGAAACTGTTGGAATTTAGGCAACCTTTGGGCCATTATGGTAAAATCGATGACAGAGCTATCTACTTACAAAAAGAGACGCCTTCTGTTAAGCTTATCATTTTTGACGGAGGTCATGAAATGGTACTTCCTTTTGCTTTTGAAGACTTGATGAGAGGGGGAAAATGA
- a CDS encoding acyltransferase family protein, translating to MVRFFAALYVLLFHYGFRAHVAEIEGPYFDDATGFFQYGYLGVDLFFIVSGFVILMSAQKSNVVDFAISRVSRLYPAYWVCVLLTVFVIIAYGNELFAITWPQVMANMTMLNGFMRIPHVDGVYWSLLVELKFYFLMGSLLFIRKMKYVELLALGLLSISVLQLAWPYANAPRVVQLLYALTFPDWNSYFVAGMFMFIIWQNRKISWHMVFIPVCLGLSLIYSLGRGVVLSEHYDTEFLQWPIVVMVTLSYLVMLLIALNKLEFINKRSFLKLGVLTYPLYLIHQNIGYIAMDMFGGIINKWILLAILTIIMSLLAYVISKYIEKPFGLYLRNTLKSHKLLNRLKAKIA from the coding sequence TTGGTACGTTTTTTTGCCGCGCTTTACGTACTATTGTTTCATTATGGGTTTAGGGCACATGTTGCAGAGATAGAAGGCCCATACTTCGATGATGCCACTGGTTTTTTTCAATATGGTTATTTGGGTGTAGATCTCTTTTTCATAGTAAGTGGATTTGTGATTTTGATGTCAGCCCAAAAATCAAATGTGGTCGATTTTGCAATTTCAAGAGTTAGTCGGTTATACCCAGCTTATTGGGTTTGCGTATTGTTGACGGTTTTTGTCATCATTGCATACGGAAATGAATTGTTTGCCATTACCTGGCCTCAGGTCATGGCCAATATGACAATGTTGAATGGTTTCATGCGTATACCCCATGTCGATGGGGTATACTGGTCATTGCTGGTCGAACTTAAATTTTATTTTTTGATGGGGTCGCTTTTGTTTATTCGAAAGATGAAGTACGTAGAGTTATTGGCCTTGGGGTTGTTATCAATTTCAGTACTTCAATTGGCTTGGCCCTATGCCAATGCACCTAGGGTTGTACAGCTTCTTTATGCTCTTACCTTCCCAGATTGGAACTCATACTTTGTTGCGGGCATGTTCATGTTCATCATTTGGCAAAATCGCAAGATTTCGTGGCACATGGTTTTCATACCTGTTTGCTTAGGCTTATCATTAATCTATTCATTGGGTCGCGGTGTGGTCCTAAGTGAACATTATGATACTGAATTTTTACAATGGCCAATTGTCGTTATGGTGACCCTGAGCTACCTGGTAATGTTATTGATAGCCCTTAATAAGCTGGAATTTATCAATAAAAGGTCATTTTTGAAGCTTGGGGTATTGACCTATCCACTTTATTTGATACACCAAAATATTGGGTATATCGCCATGGACATGTTTGGAGGAATCATCAACAAATGGATTTTGTTGGCTATTCTTACCATTATTATGTCACTATTGGCTTATGTTATCAGCAAGTACATTGAGAAACCATTCGGGCTCTACCTCCGCAATACCCTTAAGAGCCACAAGTTATTAAATCGATTGAAAGCTAAAATTGCCTAA
- the wecC gene encoding UDP-N-acetyl-D-mannosamine dehydrogenase — MENKVIMMGLGYIGLPTAALIAQKGTLVHGVDINPKVVETINRGEIHIVEPELENIVAEAVNKGNLTADTKPVKGDSYLIVVPTPFKDKNEPDISFVEAATKAIIPLLKEGDLYIIESTSPIGTTEKMMNLIYGERPELKDKLYMAYCPERVLPGNVMYELVHNDRVIGGIDDKSTEKAVSFYSKYVKGTLHKTNARTAEMCKLVENSSRDVQIAFANELSLICDKANINVWELIELANKHPRVNILQPGSGVGGHCIAVDPYFIVSDYPMESKIIGTAREINNYKSFWCAEKVQTAKLKFELEHGRKARIALMGLAFKPNIDDLRESPAKYIAQKVLQNANNEEYYIVEPNINEHNVFKLSDYKEAYKNADIVVFLVAHNEFKALQPTNSKVVLDFAGVFKT; from the coding sequence ATGGAAAATAAAGTAATCATGATGGGCCTGGGTTATATTGGCCTACCCACTGCTGCCCTGATTGCCCAAAAAGGCACTCTGGTTCACGGTGTTGACATCAATCCAAAAGTGGTTGAGACAATCAATCGGGGAGAGATTCATATTGTCGAACCTGAATTGGAAAATATTGTAGCCGAAGCCGTCAATAAGGGCAATTTGACCGCTGATACCAAACCCGTCAAAGGCGATAGCTATCTCATTGTTGTACCCACACCCTTCAAAGACAAAAACGAGCCTGATATTTCTTTTGTAGAAGCTGCAACCAAAGCCATCATACCCTTGCTGAAAGAAGGTGACCTGTATATAATTGAATCAACCTCCCCTATTGGCACAACAGAAAAAATGATGAATCTAATTTATGGGGAAAGACCAGAACTGAAAGACAAATTATATATGGCCTATTGTCCAGAACGGGTATTACCGGGCAATGTGATGTACGAATTGGTGCACAACGATAGGGTGATAGGCGGTATTGATGACAAATCAACCGAAAAAGCTGTCAGTTTTTATTCCAAGTATGTAAAGGGTACCTTGCACAAAACTAATGCTCGTACTGCAGAGATGTGCAAATTGGTGGAGAACTCTTCTAGGGACGTACAGATAGCTTTTGCCAACGAACTCTCCCTTATCTGCGACAAGGCCAACATCAATGTATGGGAACTGATTGAGCTCGCAAACAAACATCCTAGAGTAAACATTTTGCAACCCGGTAGTGGTGTTGGGGGCCATTGTATTGCCGTAGACCCATACTTTATTGTATCCGACTATCCGATGGAGTCAAAAATCATCGGTACGGCCAGGGAAATCAACAATTATAAATCATTTTGGTGTGCCGAAAAAGTACAGACCGCCAAACTGAAATTTGAATTGGAACACGGAAGAAAAGCTAGAATAGCATTGATGGGGCTGGCCTTTAAACCCAATATTGACGATCTACGGGAATCACCCGCAAAATATATTGCCCAAAAAGTGCTACAAAACGCCAATAACGAAGAGTATTATATTGTAGAACCTAATATCAATGAACATAATGTCTTTAAGCTTTCAGATTACAAGGAAGCTTATAAGAATGCGGATATTGTGGTTTTTTTGGTAGCACATAATGAATTTAAGGCGCTTCAACCCACTAATTCAAAGGTGGTTCTTGATTTTGCCGGAGTGTTTAAAACCTAA
- the wecB gene encoding non-hydrolyzing UDP-N-acetylglucosamine 2-epimerase, with protein sequence MAQKNLIIFGTRPEAIKMAPLVKAFQKNSQFETKVCVTAQHRQMLDQVLDFFDIVPYYDLDLMRPGQNLYNLTALIITSLKEVLEDYQPDFVYVHGDTTTTMAASIAGFYSGAKVCHVEAGLRTFNKYAPFPEEINRTVTGHVADFHFAPTQTSYDNLINEGIKAAVVTITGNTVIDALLESVDRVEQLQSEALNKLKGQINEDKRTILVTGHRRENHGQGFINICQALKEIAETFVDVEIVYPVHLNPKVQKPVYDLLGNLPNIKLIDPLAYPEFVWLMNQSYMVITDSGGVQEEAPSLGKPVLVMRETTERPEAVDAGTVILVGTDKNKIVAETKTLLTDSKRYETMSKLHNPYGDGKACQRIIEFMENQKNNGK encoded by the coding sequence TTGGCACAAAAAAACCTAATTATTTTCGGAACCCGACCTGAAGCCATCAAGATGGCCCCTTTGGTCAAGGCTTTTCAAAAAAACTCACAATTTGAAACAAAAGTTTGTGTTACGGCGCAACATCGACAGATGCTTGACCAAGTGCTTGACTTTTTTGATATCGTACCTTATTATGATCTCGACCTTATGCGGCCCGGTCAGAATCTCTATAACCTTACGGCGCTAATCATTACCTCGCTAAAGGAAGTGCTCGAAGACTACCAGCCAGATTTCGTTTATGTTCATGGTGATACCACTACCACTATGGCGGCCAGCATTGCTGGCTTTTATTCGGGTGCCAAGGTATGCCATGTAGAGGCAGGGCTGCGAACTTTTAACAAATATGCACCCTTTCCTGAAGAAATCAACAGAACCGTTACAGGCCATGTGGCAGACTTTCATTTTGCTCCTACCCAAACCTCGTATGACAACCTGATCAATGAGGGTATTAAGGCAGCAGTCGTTACCATCACGGGCAATACGGTCATTGATGCCCTTCTCGAGAGTGTTGATCGTGTAGAACAGCTTCAAAGTGAAGCGCTGAACAAACTAAAAGGGCAAATCAACGAAGATAAAAGAACGATTTTGGTAACAGGTCATCGACGTGAAAACCATGGGCAGGGCTTTATTAATATCTGTCAAGCACTGAAAGAAATAGCAGAGACCTTTGTAGATGTTGAAATTGTATATCCGGTGCATTTGAATCCTAAAGTACAGAAACCGGTCTATGATCTCTTGGGTAATCTGCCCAATATCAAACTGATCGATCCCTTGGCCTATCCCGAATTTGTATGGCTGATGAACCAATCGTACATGGTCATTACTGATAGCGGCGGAGTTCAGGAAGAAGCCCCTAGTCTGGGCAAACCGGTGCTGGTAATGCGCGAAACCACCGAACGACCAGAAGCGGTCGATGCAGGCACTGTTATTTTGGTGGGAACGGACAAAAACAAAATCGTCGCTGAAACCAAGACGCTGCTCACCGATAGCAAACGTTACGAGACCATGAGCAAGTTACACAATCCTTATGGAGATGGTAAAGCATGTCAGCGCATTATAGAATTTATGGAAAACCAAAAAAATAATGGAAAATAA
- a CDS encoding glycosyltransferase, with protein MRLPSKRKRNFKVIFWGIGVRASYKTNYGEKTIWDKVRFYFMRKSDAVLFYSSDPIKRYLDEGFEREKLFVANNTVEVLPIQNLERKNLLFIGTLYQQKKIYVLLENYLTAYKENSKIPQLDIIGDGDEYDNILGWVKENGLANKIFLRGKIFDEKKLSHYFSQALACISPGQAGLSVLKSMGYGVPFITSESAITGGEIFNIENDASGILYENHDQLKEIILETVHNKAKYIEMGNRAKEHYHQYRRPKHMVRGMSEAIEYVLGNSY; from the coding sequence ATGAGATTACCTTCTAAAAGAAAGAGAAACTTCAAGGTGATTTTTTGGGGCATTGGGGTAAGGGCTTCCTATAAAACCAACTATGGAGAAAAAACGATCTGGGATAAAGTCAGGTTTTACTTCATGAGAAAATCAGATGCCGTGCTCTTTTATTCATCCGACCCCATAAAGCGCTATTTAGATGAAGGTTTTGAAAGAGAAAAACTATTTGTGGCCAACAATACGGTTGAAGTATTACCAATTCAAAATTTGGAAAGAAAAAATCTATTGTTCATAGGCACTTTGTACCAACAAAAGAAAATATATGTTCTGCTTGAAAACTACCTAACGGCCTATAAAGAGAACTCAAAAATACCCCAGTTAGATATTATTGGTGATGGTGATGAATATGATAACATTCTTGGTTGGGTAAAAGAAAACGGTCTTGCAAATAAGATTTTTCTAAGAGGAAAAATTTTTGATGAAAAAAAACTCTCACATTATTTTAGTCAAGCTTTGGCCTGTATTTCCCCCGGACAAGCTGGTTTGTCTGTACTAAAAAGCATGGGATATGGTGTGCCTTTTATAACAAGCGAATCTGCCATTACGGGGGGTGAAATTTTTAATATCGAAAATGATGCCTCGGGAATTCTATATGAAAACCACGATCAATTGAAAGAAATAATTCTAGAAACCGTCCATAATAAGGCCAAGTATATTGAAATGGGCAATAGGGCAAAAGAGCATTACCATCAGTACAGAAGGCCAAAGCACATGGTAAGAGGTATGTCGGAAGCTATTGAATACGTTTTGGGCAACTCTTATTGA
- a CDS encoding glycosyltransferase, with amino-acid sequence MTKRTLLQINSVVNTGSTGRIAEDIGKVAINHGWHSHIAHGRHGNRSESITIKIGNKLNNYFHVINTRIFDNHGFSADLATKSFIRKIEELQPDIIHLHNLHGYYLNVKALFEYLATKPIPIVWTLHDCWSFTGHCAYFDLVNCQKWKTECSDCPQKNNYPASFVFDRSKENYYLKKKLFNSLENLTLTPVSYWLKSLLADSFLSDLPTKVMHNGIDLKKFTVKPSGNFKNKYKPNNEFVILGVANPWSPRKGYADMLKLSKKVGEDEKIIMVGLDKDKAKGLPKNIIGIEKTESLDDLAKLYSLADVFINPTYQDNFPTTNIEALACGTPIITYDTGGSPEAIDEHTGFVVSKGDINSLALQIRKIKELGKEHFTDACRKRAESLYDKEKKYLEYFNLYNQLLIS; translated from the coding sequence ATGACCAAAAGAACCCTCTTACAAATTAATTCGGTTGTAAATACTGGTTCAACTGGTAGAATAGCTGAAGATATTGGCAAGGTAGCTATCAATCATGGGTGGCACAGCCATATTGCGCATGGTAGACATGGCAACAGAAGTGAGTCGATTACAATCAAAATCGGAAACAAACTGAACAACTATTTTCATGTTATAAATACTAGAATATTTGACAATCACGGCTTTTCAGCAGATTTAGCCACTAAATCGTTCATAAGAAAAATTGAGGAACTACAACCTGATATAATTCATTTACATAATTTACATGGGTACTATCTAAATGTTAAGGCCCTTTTCGAATATTTGGCAACAAAACCCATTCCAATAGTTTGGACCTTACATGATTGCTGGTCATTCACAGGCCATTGCGCGTATTTTGATTTGGTCAATTGCCAAAAATGGAAAACTGAATGCTCTGATTGTCCGCAAAAAAACAATTATCCAGCCAGTTTTGTCTTTGACAGGTCCAAAGAAAACTACTATCTAAAAAAGAAGCTTTTCAATTCTTTAGAAAATCTCACCTTGACCCCGGTTTCGTATTGGCTGAAGTCTCTTTTGGCGGATTCATTTTTGAGCGACCTGCCTACTAAGGTTATGCACAATGGTATTGACTTAAAGAAATTTACTGTCAAACCATCAGGTAACTTCAAAAACAAATACAAACCAAACAACGAATTCGTAATATTGGGCGTCGCCAACCCATGGAGCCCAAGAAAGGGATATGCAGACATGCTAAAACTCAGCAAAAAAGTGGGGGAAGATGAAAAAATAATAATGGTCGGTCTCGACAAGGATAAGGCAAAAGGCCTACCGAAAAATATCATTGGAATAGAAAAAACAGAAAGCCTTGATGATTTGGCTAAGTTGTACTCGTTGGCCGATGTGTTCATAAATCCGACATACCAAGACAACTTCCCGACCACCAACATTGAAGCTCTGGCTTGTGGAACACCCATAATCACATATGACACCGGAGGTAGTCCAGAAGCGATTGATGAGCATACCGGCTTTGTGGTTTCAAAAGGTGATATCAATAGCCTAGCATTGCAAATCAGAAAGATAAAAGAGTTGGGCAAAGAACATTTCACCGATGCATGTAGAAAAAGGGCAGAATCATTATATGATAAAGAGAAAAAATATCTAGAGTATTTCAATCTTTATAATCAATTATTGATCAGTTGA
- a CDS encoding glycosyltransferase — protein sequence MNSKIDRQPRLAFLLGIASGNGGIARVTSIIANQFIKKGFENLSIIGYLQQNIEDVVYEWNDKISFFDLLPEQESMTTGIFKAVPKLRKLLKKEKVDILICCGHIFGPLAVLATFGTKTNLIYWSHTSFYGVDNKYKFFNEQFTSLFADVVVPLTKTDEKNYQKKTWAKKVVQIYNPVDDRLLETNKEYQPDTFKIVSVGRLAKSKNFHSHLLEIAAKVFEKNIGYTWHIYGKGEMQNAIEAKIEEYGLENKVILEGNVNNLYDLYTEHSILVMTSSFEGFPMSLLEGMAKKLPLVSFDVPTGPNEIINNNENGFLISPFNTTLMAKKIEELILDKKKRISFSKANTKVIQDFKMEHIMNRWMGIIKDFQ from the coding sequence ATGAACTCGAAAATCGACAGGCAACCAAGACTGGCATTTTTATTAGGGATAGCTTCTGGAAATGGAGGGATAGCCCGTGTGACTTCGATTATTGCAAATCAGTTTATAAAAAAAGGTTTTGAGAACTTATCAATCATTGGATACCTACAACAGAACATAGAAGATGTGGTTTACGAGTGGAACGATAAAATTTCATTCTTTGATTTACTTCCAGAACAAGAATCAATGACAACGGGTATTTTCAAGGCCGTACCAAAGCTCAGAAAGCTGCTTAAAAAAGAAAAAGTCGATATTCTGATTTGCTGCGGGCACATTTTTGGACCACTTGCGGTCTTGGCAACTTTTGGCACAAAAACAAATCTTATCTATTGGTCGCACACCAGTTTTTATGGTGTTGACAATAAATACAAATTTTTTAACGAGCAGTTTACCTCCTTATTCGCCGATGTTGTGGTACCTCTTACAAAAACAGATGAAAAAAACTATCAAAAGAAAACATGGGCGAAAAAGGTGGTGCAAATTTATAACCCTGTTGACGACAGGTTGTTGGAAACAAATAAGGAATATCAGCCCGATACCTTTAAAATAGTAAGTGTGGGTAGGTTGGCAAAATCCAAAAATTTTCACTCTCACCTTTTAGAAATCGCTGCCAAAGTGTTTGAAAAGAACATAGGATATACATGGCATATTTACGGCAAAGGCGAAATGCAAAATGCCATTGAAGCAAAAATTGAAGAATATGGCCTAGAGAATAAGGTCATTTTAGAGGGCAACGTCAACAATTTGTATGATCTTTATACCGAACATTCCATCTTGGTCATGACCTCATCATTTGAGGGGTTTCCAATGAGTCTGCTAGAAGGAATGGCCAAAAAGTTACCGCTTGTGAGCTTTGATGTCCCCACAGGACCTAATGAAATCATTAACAACAATGAAAATGGTTTTTTGATTTCCCCTTTTAATACTACCCTCATGGCAAAAAAAATAGAAGAATTAATCTTGGACAAGAAAAAGCGAATTTCTTTTTCAAAAGCCAATACGAAAGTAATACAAGATTTTAAAATGGAACATATTATGAATAGATGGATGGGTATAATAAAAGACTTCCAGTAA
- a CDS encoding lipopolysaccharide biosynthesis protein encodes MSLKKKAIYGFSWSMFEGVFGQGAVFLVGIILARLLDPRDFGLIGIITAFLSISAFLIDGGLKKALIRKIDVSQVDYSTVFICNVVMGMVLYSILFLFSGFIADFYGEPSLKLLFRCVGVVLILNSLTIIQNTLLIKKMDFKTQGIISIIAITTSGITAIAFAFAGYGIWSLVLYAVLRPMINVLLYWIKSNWKPSLKFSKKSFNELFNFGYKLLFADLLNTVYNNIYYLLIGKYFSTQSLGYFTRAQQFQTPISSNIALGVGRISLPVMSEIQNDKPRLRSVFIKFIRFAAFLNFTLLLMLAAMAKPLVLLLIGEKWETSIFYLQLLCVSGTLYPLQTLNLNLLMVKGYSDRYLKLEVIKKLILLPLVFVTVLFSIEVMLYGLIVFAFFELYLNSFYTTKLIDLNLLGQIRQVAPFIGIGLMNFAVVFPLSFIENLSMFELLVLQIGVGIVSTLILNELFKTSEYKEVKTMFVQILKQYLKLGAQ; translated from the coding sequence ATGTCCCTTAAAAAAAAGGCCATTTATGGTTTCAGTTGGTCAATGTTTGAAGGTGTCTTCGGACAAGGAGCCGTGTTTTTAGTAGGGATTATTTTAGCTCGTTTACTTGATCCCAGGGATTTTGGTCTTATCGGTATAATCACCGCCTTTTTGAGCATTTCTGCTTTTTTGATAGATGGAGGATTAAAAAAAGCACTTATTAGAAAAATTGATGTCAGTCAGGTTGATTACAGCACCGTTTTCATTTGTAATGTGGTTATGGGTATGGTATTATATTCCATACTTTTTCTTTTTTCTGGTTTCATAGCCGATTTTTATGGCGAACCTAGTCTAAAACTACTGTTTCGCTGTGTCGGAGTAGTGCTCATTCTTAACTCGCTGACCATCATTCAAAACACCCTTCTTATCAAAAAAATGGATTTCAAAACGCAGGGAATCATATCTATAATTGCGATTACCACTAGCGGAATCACAGCAATTGCATTTGCCTTTGCCGGATACGGTATATGGAGTTTGGTCCTTTATGCCGTATTGAGACCTATGATTAATGTTTTGCTCTATTGGATTAAAAGTAACTGGAAACCTTCTTTGAAATTTTCGAAAAAAAGCTTCAATGAACTTTTTAACTTTGGCTATAAGCTACTGTTCGCTGATTTGCTGAACACTGTTTATAACAATATCTACTATTTGCTTATTGGTAAATATTTTTCAACTCAATCACTGGGTTATTTCACACGGGCCCAACAATTTCAGACCCCAATCTCGTCAAACATTGCGCTGGGCGTGGGCAGAATAAGTTTGCCTGTGATGTCTGAAATACAAAATGACAAACCGCGACTTAGAAGTGTTTTCATAAAGTTCATAAGATTTGCGGCTTTTTTGAACTTTACACTTTTACTAATGTTAGCTGCAATGGCCAAGCCATTGGTCTTGTTGTTGATTGGCGAAAAATGGGAAACCTCAATTTTTTATCTTCAATTATTATGTGTTTCCGGAACACTGTATCCCTTGCAGACCTTGAATCTAAATTTGTTGATGGTCAAGGGGTATTCGGATCGTTATCTAAAATTGGAAGTAATAAAAAAACTGATTCTCCTGCCTTTGGTATTTGTGACGGTACTGTTCAGTATTGAAGTCATGCTTTACGGCCTGATTGTTTTTGCATTTTTTGAACTATATCTTAACAGCTTTTATACAACTAAACTTATAGATTTGAATTTATTGGGTCAAATAAGGCAGGTGGCTCCGTTTATAGGTATCGGGTTGATGAATTTTGCAGTCGTATTTCCTCTTTCTTTTATTGAGAACTTGTCAATGTTTGAGCTTCTAGTTTTACAAATAGGGGTAGGCATAGTAAGTACTTTGATATTAAATGAATTGTTTAAGACCAGTGAATACAAAGAGGTGAAAACTATGTTCGTTCAAATACTAAAACAATATCTAAAATTAGGTGCCCAATAA